GAGCGCGGGCTGATTAATGGCACAGCCTCAGTGATGGCGGGCAGTTGGAGCCGATATTTAGGCGTGATCGATCTGACGCTGACCCCACGGCAGCAACCGACCAAATCGGGCTCTCGTTGGCTCATTACAGAGAAAAAGGCAGCACTTTGGCATTTAGATGAGGTACGCGATCCAGGCAAGCCGATCAACTCCCGTTATCTTGAAGTTCTATCCGGTGCTCACGAGGCAGCCCGCGATATTATGAATGTGCCGATTGGGGAAGCGACGAGCCACTATTTTAGTTATTTAACGCTGTTACAAGACGATAGTTGTGTGCAGATTGTGGCTGATGCGCAAATTTACGCCGCGAAAGCACGTCTTGCCCCTGAATATCAGGATCTACCGATGATCTCTGCCGTTCCGCTCTTTAAAGTTGGGAGCCGGAAAGACGATCCCACCTATTTTACCGAGATTCCGCAGGGTCCCATCAGTTTTAAAGACATTGCTGATCTCTATGTCTATCCCAATCAATTGGTGGTGCTTAAATTATCGGGCAAAAATCTGCGTGAATGGCTCGAATGTTGCGTCAGTATGTATCACACGCTAACCCCCAATCAAGCAGGGCAAGCGCTCATCAATTGGGAAGAATATCGCTCCTATAATGTGGATATTATGAAGGGCGTTGAGTATCACGTCGATCTCTCTGCGCCGCCACGTTACGATGGGGATCTTAAATTTATTAATGCAGAAGCGCACCGAATCTCCCATCTTACCTATGAAGGAAAACCGGTTACCGATGAGATGGAATTTATGCTCGCCACCAATAGTTATCGCGCGCTAGTTGACCGGTTCCCGGGAGCAGGCAAAGAAAATGCGGTGCTCATTACCACGATTGAAATCCCCGATGTGATCCGCCAATTTATTGAACATGAAATCGCTAAAAAAGGGGTGGTTGAAACGCTTGTTGCTAAAAATTGGCACTTTGATATGACAAAGCTCGGCAAAATTAGCGCCGTGATGGAGACGAGCAATCATCCGCGCGTCCATGATTATATTACACAAGAGGCGATCTATCCGGCAACGCATGTGGGCGTTGATCCAGAAGGATTTAATCTTTTTGAGTTTACACTCGGTAAGGACAATTAACACGATTAAACGGCAATCCGACGCTCTTATCTTTTGATTGAAAATAAAAACAAAACATTGATTAGAAAGATGTAACAAAAATGCGCTATGCTGAGGGTATCCCTATAATAAACACGAAGGAGACCTGTATGAGATTTACCGATAAAGTAGCGATTGTCACTGGTGGTGCGAGTGGCATTGGCGAAGCAACGGCGCTTGAGTTTGCCAAAGAGGGCGCAAAAGTGGTGGTAGCGGATTTTTCAGAGCGTGGCAAAGAGGTGGTGAGCGCCATTGAAAAAGCCGGTGGGACAGCGCATTTTATTAAAGTCGATGTGGCGAGCGAAGCCGATACAAAACGTATGGTAGACGAAACGCTTAGCACCTACGGGCGCATCGATATTCTCTTTGCGAACGCGGGCATTGCGCGGGATAATCACTTAACTGAACTCTCGCTTGATGCGTGGCAAAAGACCATTGATATCAATCTAACCGGCGTATTTCTTTCCAATAAATATGTATTGCCGGTGATGCTTAAGCAGGGCGGCGGCGTTGTGGTGAATTGTGGCTCGATCCATAGTCATGTTGGGCGCACGGGGCTGACGGCTTATTCCGCTGCAAAAGGGGGCGTGAAGCTCTTAACGCAGACCCTCGCGATCGATTATGCCAAAGATAATATTCGTATTAATGCGGTCTGTCCGGCCTATATTGATACGCCGCTTCTCGATGTATTTGATGATGCGTTTAAAAATGAGCTGATCTCGTTGCATCCCCAAGGCCGCTTAGGTAGACCTGAAGAGGTGGCGCGGGCGGTTCTGTTCCTTGCGAGCGATGATGCCTCATTTGTCAACGGCAGTAGTTTAATGGTCGATGGCGGTTATACTGCGCCGTAGAGAGTCGTAGTTTTTCTTCAAAAACAAAAAACGGTAGTGAGTGATTCGCTACCGTTTTTTAATGCCATATAAATTAGCGCTGCATCAGTCC
The window above is part of the Ignatzschineria sp. RMDPL8A genome. Proteins encoded here:
- a CDS encoding bifunctional 2',3'-cyclic-nucleotide 2'-phosphodiesterase/3'-nucleotidase; translation: MTDAMIPLDIRLLATTDLHAHLMNFDYYRDETVPNFGLVALADVIEAARSEVPNTFLFDNGDLIQGNPLGDYMRDYALETGHPVYLLMNQLGYDAATLGNHEFNFGLPFLKTILPQANFPYLCANLVNHKGVPWITPYTILERNCTDRKGNSHPINIGVIGVLPPQITKWDKNHFDEYSGSDAGEKLTTIDIIAAVQRYLPELKAKGADIIMVLAHTGYDTDPYEVGKENCAYHLTTLEGIDVVIAGHNHRRFPSHDFETPHYRAHGFDLERGLINGTASVMAGSWSRYLGVIDLTLTPRQQPTKSGSRWLITEKKAALWHLDEVRDPGKPINSRYLEVLSGAHEAARDIMNVPIGEATSHYFSYLTLLQDDSCVQIVADAQIYAAKARLAPEYQDLPMISAVPLFKVGSRKDDPTYFTEIPQGPISFKDIADLYVYPNQLVVLKLSGKNLREWLECCVSMYHTLTPNQAGQALINWEEYRSYNVDIMKGVEYHVDLSAPPRYDGDLKFINAEAHRISHLTYEGKPVTDEMEFMLATNSYRALVDRFPGAGKENAVLITTIEIPDVIRQFIEHEIAKKGVVETLVAKNWHFDMTKLGKISAVMETSNHPRVHDYITQEAIYPATHVGVDPEGFNLFEFTLGKDN
- a CDS encoding glucose 1-dehydrogenase, whose protein sequence is MRFTDKVAIVTGGASGIGEATALEFAKEGAKVVVADFSERGKEVVSAIEKAGGTAHFIKVDVASEADTKRMVDETLSTYGRIDILFANAGIARDNHLTELSLDAWQKTIDINLTGVFLSNKYVLPVMLKQGGGVVVNCGSIHSHVGRTGLTAYSAAKGGVKLLTQTLAIDYAKDNIRINAVCPAYIDTPLLDVFDDAFKNELISLHPQGRLGRPEEVARAVLFLASDDASFVNGSSLMVDGGYTAP